TTGTCTCATAATCTCGGTTAATTCAAAGTACTTAAAAAGGTCCCATAAATAAGTGCCACAGATTTCCTTGTAGGCATTCCTCTTTGATggcaaaaataaaaaggaatctCCTACTGGTGGTAGTTGACGACTGTCGCCACACATGACAATGGGAATGTTTCCAAATGCTTCATCAGATTTGAAGATTTGCTGCAATCTGCTGTTTACATGTCCAAACATTTTGGCACCAACCATGGAATACTCGTCAATTATGATTAGTTTAAGTTCACATAAGGCAGAATAGATTGTGTTGACTGTTTCATGGCTTAAGGGAATCAAGTCATCATCGTATTGATTAACTGGTAAGGACAGAGCAGAATGTAGAGTTATTCCGCCAATGTTAAATGCTGCTTTGCCTGTTGGTGCAGCAAGTAAAACTTTGATACTTTCAGGTTTATTTCCAGGAATTGAATTGTAATGTCTTAATAATGTTTGAGTTATGGCTGTTATTAGGTGACTTTTTCCTGTACCAGCTGGTCCACTAAGTACGCAATAAAATGATTGTTTTTCAAGTAACTGGTCTTGTACAATATTTAGGAACTCATATTGTTTCTGGTTTAATTTGCTTATAAGTTCCACATACTCTGAGTCTGGAATTTGATGAGGAGTAGGAAAGGCCATATGTTTAACAGGTGCTTCATTTTGGTTTCCATCAATGCCATCAAATGGATTATAATCAGGATTATCTATGGCATATGCCATGTACTCATTGTCGATATTGCCCTCAAAGCCATTATTAATGAGGTTATCTGTTCTATCTTGGGCACATTGCAATGCCTCATCTAATATTTTCTCatctaaaacattaaatttccGTCTATTTTCGACTATTTCAGCATATCGGTCAACATATTTCATTTGCTGATCAACATGTTCAACTTCATCTACTTCATTTCTCCATGGAACATATAACATGATCTGTTCTCTGTAATAGTTTATAGGGTCTTGTTGTAGTCCATAACGTCGATAGGATATGATTTTAGGATGacttcttttatttaagattcCGCTTCCATCTTTCAATGGAAATATGGTTGCTTTTTTTGATTGTTCTTCCTTCTTGGAGAATTGATAATAGGCGGCCAATTCTGCCAagcaaatattttcaagtttgtcTGGTCTCTGTTCATAATGTTCAATCAAGCCATCACAATAGATATTGGTGTCCTCAGCAGACATTTCTTTTAGTTCTGCTAAGGATTTTAATAGCTTTGTTCTTTCCTTTATTGGGTTAGTAGGAATGTAAATATATCCACTGGACGTTTCATGCAGGGGAATCTGAAGCACACAATAGGCCGCTTCTTGAGCACTCACTTCActagcatttaaaaaaactgacgcCATTGCCTTTAATTTACCTTTGATGTCGAGGTTGCCTTTTTTAACCGCTTCCATTGTTCTCATGAGTAAATCTGACACACCTCTTTGggatttatttatatagttgACTATATAGCTACAACAACCGTAAGGTTCATAGACTAGCTGGATATCCATATTACTTCTCATCATAGTAAATATTTCTTCATTGAAGTTGTTGATGAAACAATCTTTAGGTCTTCTCTTTAGGAACATTGTTGTCTTAAATATGTTGTGTTGAATTATTGTTAGATATTCTTCTTTTGACATACAGAGATCTGCTAAAAATCCTTCGAAGGACAAATCAggtttattttgtaattttgtttttattaacaacAATTTTTCGGACATGGTTTTTCTTAGCTCCTTATTGGTATCTATTTTCTTGTCCAGTTTAATAGGCATCAATATGGTGGTTTCATCCATAGGAAGATAGGGGATACCATATCTGCagacctgaaataaaataaaatatttattattctgaAGATATTGTATTCTTAAAGATATCTTTTTACTTAGGTGTATGACAAGCCAGccaagtattttaataatttaattaattagagtgtaatatatataaaatataataattagccttactttattttgaaataactggAATCTTTGAATATCAGCCTTTTTACATGAGATTAATAATGACAAACAGTAATTCAAATGTGTATATATACTagtattatagaaaataaaagaagagaatcaataaaaaaaaacaaagatttactgctattattcttaaaataactatttttttttacacttttttattaacatttatcaaaatcttattaatcCATTAAGATATCTTTACTAACCTCATATCCCTTTATATCTTTCTTGCAAGACTTTGAATGATGATGAGTGTTGAATTGGATTATTTCATTGACACTCTCTAGATCTCCCTGGCAAGTGATGAACTTGTCGGCAAACTTGCAGCATTCTTTGAAACTTTCAGCGGTTTCATCAAATTTGGGGGCATCTGCTAACCATAGTAATCCATGGATATGGGGTGAGCCACGATGTTGAAATTCTACTCGATAGTAAAAATGCACTATTGGGTGTTGTTTAAATGGTCCACTATCACTCTTCATGTGTTTAAATAGCAACTTAAATCTATGGTCAAAATATCGAGCACACGTTATAGGGTCGGTCCTGATTAAACGGGTCTTATCCAAATAAGAGAGGGTATTAGCTTCTTCAAGTGAAATTTCTTTACCATCAACAACCTTGGctaatattacaattaattcAGGCCATGCTGTTTCAGCTGCAGAAATGGTTATGAATAATGTTGGAATTCCAAACTGTCGAATCATACACATTAGTTTTGTTTTCTCTTGTTTCCAGTATGCCGGAgaaccttttattttattaagaaaatgatagCCATCATCATTTTTTACAAGTTGCTCGATGAAATCGGGTTGTATGACTTGTCCAGCTGTATATTTTCCACTTTCATTTTTCTTCTTCCTAAGGCATGTATACACagcttttgttaataaaattatttggctCTTTTTAAATGTGTATAGAAGATAATCTGTCCTTGCAAATCTCCTGTCTTTGTGTTGAAgttgtattttaatttcatctgAGTAGCtgtatttaataaagaattgtTTCATTTTTCCACAATATAGACTTGGAAAGGAGAGTTCATCACTGTACTTGTCCTGCATTAAATGGATTGGAGTTTTTCCTTCCCCAGGGGCGAAACAGATGTTTTCTAGATTATTCTTGTCTAATAAAGTTTCTTGGCCACCAGGATTCAATGGTTCTTCATCCTCATCTTCTAGAAATTCATCCAACTGATAGATATTGGCCTCTTTTTTACTACACCTTACAGCAATATTTGATTTTTCGACTTCCATTGTTTCACAATTATTTAGTTTATCCAccgcaatattatttatatgttttgttGTACTACACTTGAATGATTCAAGATCAATCTGCCTAATTAATGCATCTATTAATATATCATCATCGTCATTATGATTTTGTTGTGAGCTAATGTAGTTTTCTATGTCTTTCTGCCAATTGTCAGACACTTGAATACCTTCTTGGACATACAGGGGTTGTTGACATAAATATTTAGCTGCTTTAATTACAACTGCAGGTCTAATGGTTTCAAGCAAAtaagcatttttgaaattaagttttttctttagctGAACTTGAATTGTCTGTGTGTCATCTAAATTTCTTGGAAGGATTCTAGTAGTGGTATCTACATTAACTGGTACATTAACAATTTGACCAGTTATATAGCACTGTCTTGCATAGCCAACTTCCCTAATTTGCATAAATGGTATTCTGGCTGAGACCATTCTTTCTTCTAAGGTtgttaaatcttttaattcttCTGGAACAGGATAAACCACATTGTAATTTCCAGACCAATATAGAGGGTAATgtcctttataaatattttttaaacaggaAACAC
This DNA window, taken from Anthonomus grandis grandis chromosome 23, icAntGran1.3, whole genome shotgun sequence, encodes the following:
- the LOC126749270 gene encoding uncharacterized protein LOC126749270 isoform X2; this encodes MVSARIPFMQIREVGYARQCYITGQIVNVPVNVDTTTRILPRNLDDTQTIQVQLKKKLNFKNAYLLETIRPAVVIKAAKYLCQQPLYVQEGIQVSDNWQKDIENYISSQQNHNDDDDILIDALIRQIDLESFKCSTTKHINNIAVDKLNNCETMEVEKSNIAVRCSKKEANIYQLDEFLEDEDEEPLNPGGQETLLDKNNLENICFAPGEGKTPIHLMQDKYSDELSFPSLYCGKMKQFFIKYSYSDEIKIQLQHKDRRFARTDYLLYTFKKSQIILLTKAVYTCLRKKKNESGKYTAGQVIQPDFIEQLVKNDDGYHFLNKIKGSPAYWKQEKTKLMCMIRQFGIPTLFITISAAETAWPELIVILAKVVDGKEISLEEANTLSYLDKTRLIRTDPITCARYFDHRFKLLFKHMKSDSGPFKQHPIVHFYYRVEFQHRGSPHIHGLLWLADAPKFDETAESFKECCKFADKFITCQGDLESVNEIIQFNTHHHSKSCKKDIKGYEVCRYGIPYLPMDETTILMPIKLDKKIDTNKELRKTMSEKLLLIKTKLQNKPDLSFEGFLADLCMSKEEYLTIIQHNIFKTTMFLKRRPKDCFINNFNEEIFTMMRSNMDIQLVYEPYGCCSYIVNYINKSQRGVSDLLMRTMEAVKKGNLDIKGKLKAMASVFLNASEVSAQEAAYCVLQIPLHETSSGYIYIPTNPIKERTKLLKSLAELKEMSAEDTNIYCDGLIEHYEQRPDKLENICLAELAAYYQFSKKEEQSKKATIFPLKDGSGILNKRSHPKIISYRRYGLQQDPINYYREQIMLYVPWRNEVDEVEHVDQQMKYVDRYAEIVENRRKFNVLDEKILDEALQCAQDRTDNLINNGFEGNIDNEYMAYAIDNPDYNPFDGIDGNQNEAPVKHMAFPTPHQIPDSEYVELISKLNQKQYEFLNIVQDQLLEKQSFYCVLSGPAGTGKSHLITAITQTLLRHYNSIPGNKPESIKVLLAAPTGKAAFNIGGITLHSALSLPVNQYDDDLIPLSHETVNTIYSALCELKLIIIDEYSMVGAKMFGHVNSRLQQIFKSDEAFGNIPIVMCGDSRQLPPVGDSFLFLPSKRNAYKEICGTYLWDLFKYFELTEIMRQSNDKSFAIALNNMACGAMTDDDVKLIKSREVPTDFQIPEDTIHLFSYNSDVDAYNNEKLSTYNTERSVSEAKDVVKGSCSEKLKTLFLEYAKGLKKSESFGLMLTVTLQLNAKYMISLNIDTKDGLVNGATGALRKIEYDHNQIPNRVWIEFFDTKTGIDCRNKHKAHMEAHNIPTTWTPILKTARAIKIQKGSNVHVERLQFPLLISEGITIHKSQGATYEQVVVHIRKQMSRSSVYVACSRVTKLSGLYIIGQFKAPRPPTDKDVAFKELKNLQTNKLLISSNPSILTGR
- the LOC126749270 gene encoding uncharacterized protein LOC126749270 isoform X1, which translates into the protein MVSARIPFMQIREVGYARQCYITGQIVNVPVNVDTTTRILPRNLDDTQTIQVQLKKKLNFKNAYLLETIRPAVVIKAAKYLCQQPLYVQEGIQVSDNWQKDIENYISSQQNHNDDDDILIDALIRQIDLESFKCSTTKHINNIAVDKLNNCETMEVEKSNIAVRCSKKEANIYQLDEFLEDEDEEPLNPGGQETLLDKNNLENICFAPGEGKTPIHLMQDKYSDELSFPSLYCGKMKQFFIKYSYSDEIKIQLQHKDRRFARTDYLLYTFKKSQIILLTKAVYTCLRKKKNESGKYTAGQVIQPDFIEQLVKNDDGYHFLNKIKGSPAYWKQEKTKLMCMIRQFGIPTLFITISAAETAWPELIVILAKVVDGKEISLEEANTLSYLDKTRLIRTDPITCARYFDHRFKLLFKHMKSDSGPFKQHPIVHFYYRVEFQHRGSPHIHGLLWLADAPKFDETAESFKECCKFADKFITCQGDLESVNEIIQFNTHHHSKSCKKDIKGYEVCRYGIPYLPMDETTILMPIKLDKKIDTNKELRKTMSEKLLLIKTKLQNKPDLSFEGFLADLCMSKEEYLTIIQHNIFKTTMFLKRRPKDCFINNFNEEIFTMMRSNMDIQLVYEPYGCCSYIVNYINKSQRGVSDLLMRTMEAVKKGNLDIKGKLKAMASVFLNASEVSAQEAAYCVLQIPLHETSSGYIYIPTNPIKERTKLLKSLAELKEMSAEDTNIYCDGLIEHYEQRPDKLENICLAELAAYYQFSKKEEQSKKATIFPLKDGSGILNKRSHPKIISYRRYGLQQDPINYYREQIMLYVPWRNEVDEVEHVDQQMKYVDRYAEIVENRRKFNVLDEKILDEALQCAQDRTDNLINNGFEGNIDNEYMAYAIDNPDYNPFDGIDGNQNEAPVKHMAFPTPHQIPDSEYVELISKLNQKQYEFLNIVQDQLLEKQSFYCVLSGPAGTGKSHLITAITQTLLRHYNSIPGNKPESIKVLLAAPTGKAAFNIGGITLHSALSLPVNQYDDDLIPLSHETVNTIYSALCELKLIIIDEYSMVGAKMFGHVNSRLQQIFKSDEAFGNIPIVMCGDSRQLPPVGDSFLFLPSKRNAYKEICGTYLWDLFKYFELTEIMRQSNDKSFAIALNNMACGAMTDDDVKLIKSREVPTDFQIPEDTIHLFSYNSDVDAYNNEKLSTYNTERSVSEAKDVVKGSCSEKLKTLFLEYAKGLKKSESFGLMLTVTLQLNAKYMISLNIDTKDGLVNGATGALRKIEYDHNQIPNRVWIEFFDTKTGIDCRNKHKAHMEAHNIPTTWTPILKTARAIKIQKGSNVHVERLQFPLLISEGITIHKSQGATYEQVVVHIRKQMSRSSVYVACSRVTKLSGLYIIGQFKAPRPPTDKDVAFKELKNLQTNKLLISRYENQFVKDVHVKNVIAYQNVQSLSKNLKFIKNNPIFKDAHLLFFVETWLHKNNTTNIEINGFECFANLFSNENVSKPFGIICYKKKDLTAKISSINKYTKNFSGIVFQAVTFLLNDIFVMVVYNPPKLTILQAQRCLSDIIFGQQGRILIIGDFNQDIINETQNGLKMTLNFKGLTSKLSVDESTTKSNTQIDWLFSNFKNLQHFIYNTVYSHHKAIVVSIYDKDFIPTLPKTVNESKKVSQKLHFNVKNTNNNNQYLATQASLQEDEESINNDDDIILSSDDESIPHVYSTPPSLMNRDNVSCYANSVLQSLLCLPEIRDSISKRNTNINSRIHDIMLKRTNSAMAVRQLLGGIFLRQEQQDAEEFCRKLLRKLDVDDVQIHINARAHLDVKHCENCNINEYGINDMVSIYIAYFPENCGNNINFELMFIPRQSELICQNCSNNLTTFSKLTFVSKYLVLQLQRSQIRNGRSVKINTTFSNFNNQNVVLDNFRFKVKCVIKHHGQEITSGHYTSVVNINNQWWNCDDNNIGTILIAANQVIVTRFQFKGNTFKGLDNDKSIHQTLTRRLQIEGKITSSWSFGLLEI